The following are encoded together in the Paludisphaera mucosa genome:
- a CDS encoding Ldh family oxidoreductase — protein sequence MDDRVRFSLDEVRELVASVLTRHGLAPAHVEACADVMTAGERDGGGSHGIFRLLMCMNSIRAGKVTLDAEPVVHDVAPGVVRVDAGGAFAPLAFRRGLPLLAKKAKAVGVAAMAVNDCCHFAALFPEVEAIAREGLVGFAFTPSHAWVAPAGGSRPLLGTNPIAFGWPRPGGDPFVFDFATSASARGEIELHRREARPTPPGWGVDPSGEPTTDADAIMAGAMLPFGGHKGSALSLMVELIAGPLIGDLTSVDSIAFDDGARGAPRGGELLLAIDPSRILGAAAGDHLARAEAIFDGVVSQGARLPSLRRYEARRRSLSEGALIPRKLVEEVRALLD from the coding sequence ATGGACGATCGGGTGCGATTCTCCCTGGACGAGGTCCGCGAGTTGGTCGCGTCGGTGCTGACGCGGCACGGGCTGGCGCCGGCGCACGTCGAGGCCTGCGCCGACGTGATGACGGCCGGCGAGCGCGACGGCGGCGGGTCGCACGGGATCTTCCGGCTGCTGATGTGCATGAATTCGATCCGCGCGGGGAAGGTGACGCTCGACGCCGAGCCGGTCGTGCACGACGTCGCGCCGGGGGTCGTCCGCGTCGACGCGGGCGGGGCGTTCGCGCCCCTGGCCTTCCGCCGCGGGCTGCCGCTGCTGGCGAAGAAGGCGAAGGCGGTGGGCGTGGCGGCGATGGCGGTCAACGATTGCTGCCACTTCGCGGCGCTCTTCCCCGAGGTCGAGGCGATCGCGCGCGAGGGCCTGGTCGGCTTCGCGTTCACGCCCAGCCACGCGTGGGTCGCGCCGGCGGGGGGCTCGCGGCCGCTGCTGGGGACGAACCCGATCGCCTTCGGCTGGCCCCGGCCGGGGGGCGACCCGTTCGTCTTCGACTTCGCCACCAGCGCGTCGGCCCGGGGCGAGATCGAGCTGCACCGCCGCGAGGCCCGGCCCACGCCCCCGGGATGGGGCGTCGACCCCTCCGGCGAGCCGACCACCGACGCCGACGCCATCATGGCCGGCGCGATGCTCCCCTTCGGCGGCCACAAGGGCTCGGCCCTCTCCCTCATGGTCGAGCTGATCGCCGGCCCCCTGATCGGCGACCTGACGAGCGTCGATTCGATCGCCTTCGACGACGGCGCGCGGGGCGCCCCGCGCGGCGGCGAGCTGCTGCTGGCGATCGACCCGTCGCGGATCCTCGGCGCGGCCGCCGGCGACCACCTCGCCCGCGCCGAGGCGATCTTCGACGGCGTCGTCTCGCAGGGCGCGAGGCTCCCCTCGCTCCGCCGCTACGAGGCCCGCCGCCGCAGCCTGTCCGAGGGTGCGCTCATCCCTCGCAAGCTCGTCGAGGAGGTCCGGGCGCTCCTGGACTGA
- a CDS encoding DUF302 domain-containing protein, which yields MRFIWTCAAIGLLAAAVGGEGAGEGAMPEKRNEERSQVAVEHVRLTVDRPFDAVAAAFERGLGRHDPGPTATLAQGADPATVRAAIEKMAGPSGFMLFGKNDHGTLLGLVGPRRKAVQYVVGNPLFAVEMTRHAVGAALYAPLRVLIHEPEAGVTCIEYDLPSSLFGQFQDDAVSKVAASLDAKLAALIDDSVK from the coding sequence ATGCGTTTCATCTGGACCTGTGCGGCGATCGGCCTGCTGGCCGCGGCGGTCGGGGGCGAGGGAGCGGGGGAGGGCGCCATGCCGGAGAAGCGGAACGAGGAGCGTTCGCAGGTCGCTGTGGAGCACGTCCGCCTGACGGTGGACCGGCCGTTCGATGCGGTGGCCGCCGCTTTCGAGCGGGGCCTGGGGCGGCACGACCCGGGGCCGACCGCCACGCTGGCCCAGGGCGCCGATCCGGCGACGGTCCGGGCCGCGATCGAGAAGATGGCCGGGCCGAGCGGGTTCATGCTGTTCGGCAAGAACGACCACGGCACCCTGCTGGGCCTCGTCGGACCCCGTCGCAAGGCCGTGCAGTACGTCGTCGGCAACCCGCTCTTCGCCGTCGAGATGACCCGCCACGCCGTCGGCGCCGCCCTCTACGCGCCGCTCCGCGTGCTGATCCACGAGCCCGAGGCCGGCGTGACGTGCATCGAGTACGACCTGCCCTCATCGCTCTTCGGCCAGTTCCAGGACGACGCCGTTTCGAAGGTCGCCGCCTCCCTCGACGCCAAGCTGGCCGCCTTGATCGACGATTCCGTGAAGTGA
- a CDS encoding RNA polymerase sigma factor encodes MQPDAEIVRDVLRGDRTAFAALVARHERAAWATARRVLRDDHAAADAAQEAFLLAFRRLGDLQRPERFGVWLLRIARREAVRMARARARSPDHAFDEPAEEPFEASRLSADSEELLAAVARLPEHERLVVALHYLEGRTVAEVASALGRPVGTVTKQLSRAIGRLRLKTGGVIG; translated from the coding sequence ATGCAGCCGGACGCCGAGATCGTGCGCGACGTGCTTCGAGGGGACCGGACGGCGTTCGCCGCGCTCGTCGCGCGGCATGAGCGGGCCGCGTGGGCCACGGCCCGGCGCGTCCTGCGCGACGACCATGCGGCGGCCGACGCGGCGCAGGAGGCCTTCCTCCTCGCCTTTCGCCGGCTCGGCGACCTCCAGCGGCCCGAGCGGTTCGGCGTCTGGCTCCTGCGCATCGCCCGCCGCGAGGCCGTCCGGATGGCGAGGGCCCGGGCGCGCTCGCCGGATCACGCGTTCGACGAGCCCGCCGAGGAGCCCTTCGAAGCCTCCCGACTCTCGGCCGACTCCGAAGAGCTGCTGGCGGCCGTCGCGCGGCTGCCGGAGCACGAGCGGCTCGTGGTCGCTCTCCATTATCTCGAAGGCCGCACCGTGGCCGAGGTCGCCTCGGCGCTGGGGAGGCCCGTCGGCACCGTGACCAAGCAACTGTCCCGCGCGATCGGACGTTTGAGGCTCAAGACCGGGGGGGTGATCGGATGA
- a CDS encoding LolA family protein, whose amino-acid sequence MTNDDLEGRLARLRAEWPVDSMVDAVTARIEAEPPRRRPRRARRLAGMAASGLGLLGVLTLAWLMIASRPTTLLAAVQRGLEKANAAHLIFNGTDEKGVEHRGDAWYVKGRGVRMEEPGRVIVEDLTNQWSWRTDAGEPVVIRQRTPGFFATQLPQMMALQASPDGWKRERSPELDRDVDGRACRGYTFNAPPELFPGRPAPRAVLLADAEELVRELAVEERREDGTWRRAREVRIEYDPPIPPGKLAFGPPDGGRVIDRDEAFHGRFPLDRALHRVELGGLILAVHVVQPLVDREGFYVVSSVRGTAEFLRRHPPRRRPLNPERVDLDVAFQRIGNGMYGTSYDMVGLGDATRDGVEYGWWLIVPRRFFRLKDGRREYVRDGELGPAAGEPARLDDLPGKARIPLRATYWDPAFRDQRGALGEVSTWAEVPIPPDRDATTIEAVAARARRDLIDMGGGAAGYTLLGIAADAKPDASNGRPMSHFLPESITDADFAAAVRRGLDDLRGWDQIGDVEMSQPPPP is encoded by the coding sequence ATGACGAACGACGATCTCGAAGGCCGCCTGGCCCGGCTCCGCGCCGAGTGGCCCGTCGACTCGATGGTGGACGCCGTGACGGCCCGGATCGAGGCCGAACCGCCCCGCCGCAGGCCGCGACGGGCGCGACGGCTCGCCGGGATGGCGGCCTCGGGCCTGGGCCTGCTGGGGGTGCTGACGCTCGCCTGGCTCATGATCGCGAGCCGACCGACGACGCTGCTCGCGGCCGTTCAGCGAGGCCTGGAGAAGGCGAACGCGGCGCACCTCATCTTCAACGGCACGGACGAAAAGGGCGTGGAGCATCGCGGCGACGCCTGGTACGTCAAGGGCCGGGGCGTCCGCATGGAGGAACCCGGCCGGGTGATCGTCGAGGACCTGACGAACCAGTGGTCGTGGCGGACCGACGCGGGCGAGCCGGTCGTGATCCGCCAGCGCACGCCCGGGTTCTTCGCGACCCAGCTCCCGCAGATGATGGCCCTGCAGGCGAGCCCCGACGGCTGGAAACGCGAGCGGTCGCCCGAGCTGGATCGCGACGTCGACGGCCGCGCCTGCCGGGGCTACACCTTCAACGCCCCCCCCGAACTGTTCCCCGGCCGCCCCGCCCCCCGCGCCGTCCTCCTGGCCGACGCCGAGGAACTCGTCCGCGAGCTGGCGGTCGAGGAGCGTCGCGAGGACGGGACCTGGCGGCGGGCGCGCGAGGTCCGGATCGAGTACGACCCGCCGATCCCGCCCGGGAAGCTCGCGTTCGGCCCGCCCGACGGCGGCCGCGTGATCGACCGCGATGAGGCCTTCCACGGCCGCTTCCCGCTCGACCGGGCGCTGCACCGCGTCGAGCTGGGGGGGCTGATCCTGGCGGTCCACGTCGTCCAGCCCCTGGTGGATCGCGAGGGTTTCTACGTCGTCTCCTCGGTGCGCGGGACCGCCGAGTTCCTCAGGCGACACCCGCCCCGCCGCCGCCCGCTCAACCCCGAGCGGGTCGACCTCGACGTGGCCTTCCAGCGGATCGGCAACGGGATGTACGGGACGTCGTACGACATGGTCGGCCTGGGCGACGCGACCCGCGACGGCGTCGAGTACGGCTGGTGGCTGATCGTCCCCCGACGGTTCTTCCGGCTCAAGGACGGCCGCCGCGAATACGTGCGCGACGGCGAGCTGGGGCCGGCGGCGGGCGAGCCCGCCCGCCTCGACGACCTTCCCGGCAAGGCGCGAATCCCGCTGCGGGCGACCTACTGGGATCCCGCGTTCCGCGACCAAAGGGGGGCGCTCGGCGAGGTCTCGACGTGGGCCGAGGTCCCCATCCCGCCCGACCGCGACGCGACGACGATCGAGGCCGTCGCCGCCCGCGCCCGCCGCGACCTGATCGACATGGGGGGCGGCGCCGCCGGCTACACGCTCCTCGGCATCGCCGCCGACGCGAAGCCCGACGCCTCGAACGGCCGCCCCATGTCCCACTTCCTCCCCGAATCCATCACCGACGCCGACTTCGCCGCCGCCGTCCGTCGCGGCCTGGACGACCTTCGCGGCTGGGACCAGATCGGCGACGTCGAGATGTCTCAGCCGCCCCCGCCCTGA
- a CDS encoding DUF4261 domain-containing protein: MAEAEPAGFAQTYGVEILYETPLAIDGEELLRAVRVRRPAAQPLGDLGAGGGEVKTLGFVHPDHAVELSGAVIRPQTFLLATDAPLRLTAMMEDHLGQSWSFPDARQAFARRRSSALLTDMMTGSLDYQARIEIFEDVLAAVLQVAPALAIHWWPAGRFVDPAIWLEAYREGGADRLFAGAMNVRFYKISDSPGDMLMDTLGLAALGVRDLQCHFRDLDPSEVATLLANTGCYLFDEGDLIADGHTIEGLTPGSRWMCRHEDSILNPARIVLNVDPGPPHTAAGRADRDQGGGG; encoded by the coding sequence ATGGCCGAGGCCGAGCCCGCCGGATTCGCCCAGACCTACGGCGTCGAGATCCTCTACGAGACGCCCCTGGCGATCGACGGCGAGGAACTCCTGCGGGCGGTCCGGGTCCGCCGCCCCGCCGCGCAGCCCCTGGGCGACCTCGGCGCGGGCGGGGGCGAGGTGAAGACCCTGGGGTTCGTCCATCCCGACCACGCCGTCGAGCTGAGCGGCGCGGTGATCCGCCCCCAGACGTTCCTGCTGGCGACCGACGCGCCGTTGCGGCTCACGGCGATGATGGAAGACCACCTCGGCCAGTCGTGGAGCTTCCCGGACGCCCGGCAGGCCTTCGCCCGCCGCCGTTCGAGCGCCTTGCTGACCGACATGATGACCGGCTCCCTCGACTACCAGGCGCGGATCGAGATCTTCGAGGACGTGCTGGCGGCCGTGCTCCAGGTCGCGCCGGCGCTGGCGATCCACTGGTGGCCCGCCGGGCGGTTCGTCGACCCGGCGATCTGGCTGGAAGCCTATCGCGAAGGGGGCGCCGACCGCCTCTTCGCCGGCGCGATGAACGTCCGGTTCTACAAGATCAGCGACTCCCCCGGCGACATGCTCATGGACACGCTGGGCCTCGCGGCCCTGGGCGTGCGCGACCTCCAATGCCATTTCCGCGACCTCGACCCGAGCGAGGTGGCGACCCTGCTGGCGAACACCGGCTGCTACCTCTTCGACGAGGGCGACCTCATCGCGGACGGCCACACCATCGAAGGCCTCACGCCCGGCAGCCGCTGGATGTGCCGGCACGAGGACTCCATCCTCAACCCCGCCCGCATCGTCCTGAACGTCGACCCCGGCCCGCCCCACACGGCGGCCGGGCGCGCCGATCGGGATCAGGGCGGGGGCGGCTGA
- a CDS encoding glycosyltransferase family 39 protein, with product MRMRRGGIDGLLVALVAASVMVVQADLDAPPRYDGAGYAVLARSLREGRGYRAIDHPDEPRHAHFPPGYPTLLALAGTLAGPSDRAAHAASIACAAGATLAAWRWFRTMYARPAALALGLALAVNWAWTRTGSGIQSEPLFELLGCVAVLLAAARRPRDELVRGLLLGATLGAAMLTRQVGLALLAAVILDQAARGRRRTLATAIVAAGLLVAPWVAWSAAVGREGASRTQAGLLWRAAFGVAATFPEQLVFYAGRIPDQLTAPAVEFATVFGRSPKARAAAVAWAALATSIVLAGWLFALKDPRRRLAGLVGFATLGLLVVWPYTEAGRFLIPTIPCLLVGAVEGLARVARKLGLRRVRTLAARLVLLAALPYSAYAAATADLRLRGDRDPAFDAACAWLRDDAERPGPVLTRHPGEVFLRTGRQALEVETSERPGSLDADPDAIAATIRRYGVAYLVVDSDRYARAVASPLERFAADRPAAVRQVFALDVGAGSVRIFATTPPE from the coding sequence ATGCGGATGCGCAGGGGAGGGATCGACGGGCTGCTCGTGGCCCTCGTCGCGGCCTCCGTGATGGTCGTCCAGGCCGATCTCGACGCCCCGCCGCGCTACGACGGGGCGGGCTACGCGGTGCTCGCGCGATCGCTCCGGGAAGGCCGGGGCTACCGGGCGATCGACCACCCCGACGAGCCTCGCCACGCCCACTTCCCGCCCGGCTATCCGACCCTCCTGGCGCTGGCGGGGACCCTGGCGGGCCCCTCGGACCGCGCGGCCCACGCGGCCTCGATCGCCTGCGCCGCGGGGGCGACGCTCGCCGCCTGGCGATGGTTCCGGACGATGTACGCCCGGCCCGCCGCGCTCGCCCTCGGCCTGGCCCTGGCGGTGAACTGGGCCTGGACCCGGACCGGGTCGGGGATCCAGTCGGAGCCCCTCTTCGAGCTGCTGGGCTGTGTCGCCGTCCTGCTGGCCGCCGCGCGCCGGCCTCGCGACGAGCTCGTCCGCGGGCTGCTGCTGGGCGCGACGCTCGGCGCGGCGATGCTGACGAGGCAGGTCGGCCTGGCCCTGCTCGCGGCCGTGATCCTCGACCAGGCCGCCCGGGGCCGGCGGCGGACGCTGGCGACGGCGATCGTCGCGGCCGGCCTGCTGGTCGCGCCCTGGGTCGCCTGGTCGGCGGCGGTCGGCCGCGAGGGCGCGAGCCGGACCCAGGCGGGGCTGCTGTGGCGGGCGGCGTTCGGCGTCGCGGCGACGTTCCCCGAGCAGCTCGTCTTCTACGCCGGGCGGATCCCCGACCAGCTGACGGCGCCGGCGGTCGAGTTCGCGACGGTCTTCGGCCGGTCGCCGAAGGCGCGGGCGGCGGCCGTCGCGTGGGCGGCGCTGGCGACGTCGATCGTGCTCGCGGGCTGGCTCTTCGCTCTGAAAGATCCCCGACGCCGGCTCGCGGGCCTGGTCGGCTTCGCGACGCTCGGCCTGCTGGTCGTCTGGCCCTACACCGAGGCCGGCCGCTTCCTGATCCCGACGATCCCCTGCCTGCTCGTCGGCGCGGTCGAAGGCCTGGCGCGGGTCGCACGGAAGCTGGGGCTGCGACGCGTGCGGACCCTCGCGGCGCGGCTCGTGCTGCTGGCAGCGCTGCCGTATTCGGCCTACGCGGCCGCCACCGCCGACCTCCGACTGAGGGGCGATCGCGACCCGGCGTTCGACGCGGCCTGCGCCTGGCTCCGCGACGACGCCGAGCGCCCCGGCCCGGTCCTGACCCGCCACCCCGGCGAGGTCTTCCTGCGCACCGGCCGGCAGGCCCTGGAAGTCGAGACCTCCGAACGCCCGGGCTCGCTCGACGCCGACCCCGACGCGATCGCCGCGACGATCCGCCGATACGGCGTGGCCTATCTGGTCGTCGACTCCGACCGCTACGCCCGCGCCGTCGCCTCGCCCCTGGAGCGGTTCGCGGCCGATCGACCGGCGGCCGTGCGGCAGGTCTTCGCGCTCGACGTCGGCGCCGGCTCCGTCCGGATCTTCGCCACGACCCCACCCGAATGA